In a genomic window of Thalassotalea piscium:
- the folE2 gene encoding GTP cyclohydrolase FolE2, translated as MSTTMPDIANHTTAQTEGTLDWVGMSNIEMPIMLASKDESERMVSAHVDAFVNLKDPQAKGIHMSRLYLLIDELSNNGVLNYQTLVTLLDGFISSHHDLSDNAKVQFKFDYHLRRKSLISGKQGWKAYPVTLTGRLNKGELTIELSVDVRYSSTCPCSAALARQLIQRAFKDTFLNEQSVDLNDVHEWLGTTDGIIATPHSQRSVAEVKVKLGANIKDLPITDIVNAIEDALQTPVQAAVKREDEQEFARLNGQNLMFCEDAARRLQHIMLANSDYDDFWLKINHLESLHAHDAVSITTKGVVGGYQP; from the coding sequence ATGTCAACAACAATGCCAGATATAGCCAATCATACTACAGCACAAACTGAGGGTACTTTAGATTGGGTAGGCATGAGCAACATAGAAATGCCGATTATGCTTGCTTCTAAAGATGAATCAGAGCGTATGGTTTCGGCACATGTTGATGCATTTGTTAATTTGAAAGATCCTCAAGCGAAAGGCATTCATATGTCACGCCTCTATTTGTTAATCGATGAGCTATCAAATAACGGTGTATTAAATTATCAAACCTTAGTAACCTTGCTTGATGGCTTTATCAGCTCACATCATGACTTAAGCGATAATGCAAAGGTACAATTTAAGTTTGATTATCACCTACGTAGAAAGTCATTAATTAGTGGTAAACAAGGCTGGAAAGCTTACCCTGTTACCCTTACTGGCAGACTAAATAAGGGTGAACTAACAATTGAGCTCTCGGTTGACGTGCGTTACTCTTCGACGTGTCCCTGCTCAGCAGCACTTGCCCGTCAATTAATTCAACGGGCATTTAAAGACACATTCCTTAATGAACAATCAGTTGATCTTAATGATGTCCATGAATGGCTAGGAACAACTGATGGTATTATAGCAACACCACATAGCCAACGTTCAGTTGCTGAAGTTAAAGTTAAGCTTGGTGCGAACATAAAAGACCTGCCAATTACTGATATTGTTAACGCAATTGAAGATGCTTTACAAACGCCAGTTCAAGCGGCAGTAAAAAGAGAAGATGAACAAGAATTTGCTCGTTTAAATGGGCAAAACCTAATGTTCTGTGAAGATGCAGCACGGCGATTACAACATATTATGCTAGCTAATAGCGATTATGATGACTTTTGGCTCAAAATTAATCACCTTGAATCTCTACATGCCCATGATGCCGTAAGTATTACTACAAAAGGTGTTGTCGGTGGTTATCAGCCATAA
- a CDS encoding Hpt domain-containing protein, with protein MDSNEHLDITLLESYLDSLTVDIVQKMLEMYIQQSSIYLEEIASSITNQSQSDWQNSCHKMKGASASIGFLLVHKQLVTLEKSEEQWSVKNGLIAQLITLNEQAIKAFQKWLDTH; from the coding sequence TTGGACTCAAACGAACATTTAGATATAACTTTATTAGAAAGTTACCTTGATAGCTTAACTGTTGATATTGTACAAAAAATGTTAGAAATGTACATTCAGCAGTCTTCTATATACCTTGAAGAAATAGCTAGCTCGATTACCAATCAATCACAATCAGATTGGCAAAATTCCTGTCATAAAATGAAAGGGGCATCAGCGAGTATAGGTTTTTTGTTAGTACACAAGCAACTTGTGACACTTGAAAAGTCTGAAGAGCAGTGGTCGGTAAAAAACGGGTTAATTGCTCAATTAATAACGCTAAATGAACAAGCGATAAAAGCTTTTCAGAAATGGCTTGATACACATTAA
- the arcA gene encoding two-component system response regulator ArcA, with protein sequence MHKPHILIVEDEDVTRFNLRNLFEAEGYNVSEAIDGASMDQQLQSNAINLVIMDINLPGKNGLLLARELTKNKDLGLIFLTGRDSDIDKVLGLEIGADDYLTKPFNPRELTIRARNILNRINQPAQENDDAVVRFNDWVLDGNSRKMTSPEGKEVSIPRGEYRALRLLIANTGQIVTRQQLIKEMTGRDLRSNDRTVDVTIRRLRKHFESIEGAPELINTIHGEGYRFVGKVE encoded by the coding sequence ATGCACAAACCTCATATACTCATAGTAGAAGACGAAGATGTAACACGCTTTAATCTACGTAATTTATTTGAAGCAGAAGGCTATAATGTTTCAGAGGCAATTGATGGGGCTAGCATGGATCAACAGTTGCAAAGTAATGCGATAAATTTGGTTATAATGGATATAAATTTACCCGGAAAAAATGGGCTTTTACTTGCCAGAGAGCTAACAAAAAATAAAGATTTAGGGCTAATATTTCTAACCGGTCGCGACAGCGATATCGATAAAGTGCTCGGTTTAGAGATAGGTGCTGACGACTACCTAACTAAACCTTTTAACCCTAGAGAATTAACAATTCGCGCTAGAAACATTCTTAACAGAATCAATCAACCTGCCCAAGAGAATGATGATGCTGTTGTTCGATTTAATGACTGGGTTTTAGATGGTAACTCTCGTAAAATGACATCGCCTGAGGGCAAAGAAGTGTCTATCCCTCGCGGAGAATATCGTGCTTTAAGACTCTTAATTGCAAATACAGGGCAAATAGTGACTCGTCAGCAATTAATTAAAGAAATGACAGGAAGAGACTTACGCTCTAATGATAGAACTGTTGATGTAACAATACGCCGACTACGTAAGCATTTTGAATCTATTGAAGGTGCGCCAGAACTTATCAATACAATACATGGCGAAGGTTATCGTTTCGTTGGTAAAGTAGAATAG
- a CDS encoding sensor histidine kinase: MVLIIGVGFSFSAISIFYLCQIFINDSEKQSTANMHHWAEYIANVSSNYIDNPSDNSPSKKAELYNALTYLGATNLIKFIDIYRYDESTQNDNFYLSYHYQKQLDLKKVLPIMELPSIEKEILSTPHINDTNIEYYMPIQKADKIIGYLYIQMNRYPSLEYTNQLLLILAIIFTALLIALRIVTSRLGAMVVTPLEELTLSIQNIAKTKDFSLRIPSMSYQEVDTLAKSINTLLSRTEKHHKKIQLAEQKSLERNQELETKIINRTVALKESNQELLSTLEKLHQFQDQLVESGKMASLGDMVAGVAHEVNTPIGLGVTASTLLSDRLLEMKDHFDNKTLKSSQLKRFFNEGQENVGIIYRNLQRAAELISSFKKVAVDQNSEDIRHFNMNELINEVLHTLAPQIKNTPYNIEINCPEELLIWNKPGPINQILINLILNSILHAFDNKDTGTISITVTFLENDLNICFSDNGCGIDETIKNKVFEPFITTKRGAGGSGLGLHLVYNLVTQALGGNIIIESAQDEGTTLNITFPLNLNSNYA; the protein is encoded by the coding sequence ATGGTTTTAATTATAGGTGTTGGTTTTTCCTTTTCAGCTATTTCGATATTTTATTTATGCCAAATATTTATCAATGATAGTGAAAAGCAATCAACTGCAAACATGCATCATTGGGCAGAATATATTGCTAATGTCAGCTCTAACTATATTGATAACCCTAGTGACAATTCGCCAAGTAAAAAAGCGGAGTTGTATAACGCCCTAACTTACTTGGGAGCCACGAATTTAATCAAATTTATTGATATTTACCGTTATGATGAATCAACCCAGAACGACAACTTTTATTTAAGTTACCATTACCAAAAACAATTAGATTTAAAAAAAGTTTTACCTATTATGGAGTTGCCAAGTATCGAGAAAGAGATTCTCAGCACACCTCATATCAATGATACTAATATTGAATATTATATGCCAATACAAAAGGCTGATAAGATCATTGGTTATTTATACATTCAAATGAACCGTTACCCAAGTTTAGAATACACTAATCAACTGCTATTGATCTTAGCTATTATTTTTACTGCATTATTAATTGCTCTCAGAATAGTGACTTCTCGCCTTGGTGCTATGGTAGTAACACCACTTGAAGAATTAACCTTAAGCATTCAAAACATAGCCAAAACCAAAGATTTTTCATTAAGAATTCCTAGCATGAGCTATCAAGAAGTCGACACATTAGCAAAAAGTATTAATACGTTACTGTCTCGCACGGAAAAACATCATAAAAAAATACAATTAGCTGAGCAGAAAAGTCTTGAACGAAACCAAGAGCTAGAAACAAAAATAATTAACAGAACCGTTGCACTTAAAGAGTCAAACCAAGAATTACTCTCCACCCTTGAAAAGCTCCATCAGTTTCAAGATCAGTTAGTTGAAAGTGGTAAAATGGCGTCACTTGGTGATATGGTTGCCGGTGTAGCACACGAAGTAAATACACCAATAGGGCTAGGTGTTACGGCTTCAACATTACTATCTGATCGCTTACTTGAAATGAAAGATCACTTTGATAATAAAACGTTGAAATCTAGTCAACTAAAGCGTTTTTTTAATGAAGGTCAAGAAAACGTTGGTATCATCTATCGAAATTTACAGCGTGCCGCAGAGTTAATTTCAAGCTTTAAAAAAGTCGCAGTAGACCAAAATAGCGAAGATATTCGACACTTCAATATGAATGAGCTGATCAATGAAGTACTGCATACTCTGGCACCACAAATCAAAAACACGCCGTATAATATTGAAATTAATTGCCCTGAAGAATTATTAATTTGGAATAAACCAGGGCCTATTAATCAAATCCTGATTAATTTAATTTTAAATTCAATACTTCATGCCTTTGACAATAAAGATACTGGTACCATATCAATTACTGTCACTTTTTTAGAAAATGATCTCAATATTTGTTTCAGTGATAACGGCTGTGGAATAGACGAAACAATTAAAAATAAAGTATTTGAGCCCTTTATAACAACTAAGCGTGGCGCAGGGGGTAGTGGCTTAGGCTTGCACTTAGTTTATAATTTAGTAACGCAAGCATTAGGTGGTAATATAATTATTGAGAGTGCTCAAGATGAAGGCACTACATTAAATATAACCTTCCCTCTAAATTTAAACAGTAATTATGCATAA
- a CDS encoding methyltransferase, producing the protein MSLTNISQLLMRNQDLLITSQPLLVNMPDDSFINELLQLNPACQLTSFDTNYAHHLAHEKKLNNKHCAIFASHYSGDIKHDLIIIYFPKSKKELLFTLAMLKPIITVTTKILIVGENNGGIKSLANIGSNIFNYCDKVDSARHCVLFDVNLTLDDKTFNLNEWFEYYTVETNQCAVKVAALPGVFSQAKLDIGTRVLLDNLPQYQSGALLDFGCGAGVIAAVIGKTFPEITLSLADVSALAIASANKTLQLNQLTGAVFATDSLSNINKPYQHVISNPPFHQGIKTHYQATETFLNGINQYISQNGSLTIVANSFLQYLPIIEKTFPHVTKLQQKDGFTIYNAVKGKRVISQKPS; encoded by the coding sequence ATGTCATTAACCAATATCAGTCAATTACTCATGCGTAATCAAGATTTATTAATTACGTCACAACCTTTATTGGTCAATATGCCAGATGACAGTTTTATTAATGAGTTGCTACAACTTAACCCCGCGTGCCAGCTCACAAGTTTTGATACGAATTATGCTCATCATCTTGCTCATGAAAAAAAACTGAACAATAAACACTGCGCTATTTTTGCTAGTCATTATTCTGGCGATATAAAACACGACTTAATTATCATTTATTTTCCTAAAAGCAAAAAAGAATTATTATTCACGTTAGCAATGCTAAAACCTATCATTACAGTAACAACAAAGATCTTAATTGTGGGTGAAAACAATGGCGGTATTAAATCTTTAGCAAATATTGGTAGTAATATTTTTAACTACTGTGACAAGGTAGATTCAGCAAGACATTGCGTATTATTTGACGTTAATCTAACCTTGGACGACAAAACGTTCAACTTAAATGAATGGTTTGAATACTATACCGTCGAAACAAACCAATGTGCCGTTAAAGTTGCCGCCTTACCTGGTGTATTTAGCCAAGCTAAATTGGATATTGGTACTCGTGTATTACTCGACAACCTCCCTCAATATCAAAGTGGCGCCTTACTCGACTTTGGTTGTGGTGCGGGGGTAATTGCTGCTGTTATCGGTAAAACATTTCCAGAAATTACGCTTTCATTAGCTGACGTTAGTGCCCTAGCAATCGCTTCAGCTAACAAAACATTACAACTTAACCAGCTAACAGGAGCTGTTTTTGCAACCGACAGTTTAAGTAACATTAATAAGCCCTATCAGCATGTAATTTCAAACCCACCTTTTCATCAAGGAATAAAGACTCATTATCAAGCTACTGAAACTTTTCTTAACGGTATTAACCAATATATTTCTCAAAATGGCAGCCTTACCATCGTTGCAAATAGTTTCTTACAATACTTACCTATTATAGAAAAGACTTTTCCTCACGTAACAAAACTACAACAAAAAGATGGTTTTACTATTTATAATGCAGTTAAAGGGAAAAGAGTTATCTCTCAAAAACCAAGTTAA
- a CDS encoding DsbA family protein: MPKRFGYQPVIEVYLALNDPHSYMLIQALAELEQRFTIKFCLFLVYESRVSVSVEPKIWRQWAINDANVIAQQYGFTTINVIPSANALFTGQQLWQMECKDIKSAVNVFHQTWKNNFERYYNVSTPVINFQIKNQQRLYAKGHYSPASLCFLGEWFVGVDRLSHIETKLAALGFSKNIASNRRYNANMLIFKQGENQQRKTNSPPIEMFLSLRSPYSFIGFYKIKKLCEYYQVPLVLKPILPLVMRNVPVPKRKKKYIYTDAHREAVDGGIPYCSFVDPIGQGVIKCFQLFAYAQAQGKSLAFIQAVFDAIYINNIDVAITNNLINLCKAIELDYQAALEYGLANDWQQWSDENQMALDKLGFWGVPCFRYGDVAYWGQDRLAEIEKAVIAHFTEN; the protein is encoded by the coding sequence TTGCCGAAAAGGTTTGGTTACCAACCTGTAATTGAAGTCTACTTAGCGCTAAACGATCCCCATAGTTATATGTTAATACAAGCATTAGCAGAGTTAGAGCAACGATTTACGATAAAGTTTTGTTTGTTTCTTGTGTATGAGTCACGCGTAAGCGTTTCTGTTGAGCCTAAAATATGGCGACAGTGGGCGATTAATGATGCGAATGTGATTGCGCAGCAGTATGGTTTTACTACTATTAATGTAATTCCGAGTGCAAATGCTTTATTTACTGGACAACAGCTATGGCAGATGGAATGTAAAGATATAAAGAGTGCTGTCAACGTTTTTCATCAGACGTGGAAAAATAATTTTGAGCGTTATTATAATGTTTCAACACCGGTTATTAATTTTCAAATAAAAAATCAACAGCGTTTATATGCTAAAGGTCATTACTCACCTGCATCGCTTTGTTTTTTAGGAGAGTGGTTTGTTGGGGTTGATCGTCTTTCACACATAGAAACAAAGCTTGCAGCTCTTGGTTTTTCAAAAAATATCGCATCGAACAGGCGATATAACGCTAATATGCTCATATTTAAGCAAGGTGAAAATCAACAACGTAAAACGAATTCACCACCGATCGAAATGTTTTTATCGTTACGCAGTCCGTATTCGTTTATTGGTTTTTATAAGATAAAAAAACTCTGTGAATATTACCAAGTCCCTTTAGTGCTTAAACCAATATTACCGCTTGTTATGCGCAATGTCCCGGTTCCGAAACGTAAAAAAAAGTATATTTATACCGATGCACATCGGGAAGCGGTAGACGGTGGCATTCCTTATTGTAGCTTTGTCGACCCTATTGGACAGGGCGTTATCAAATGTTTTCAGCTATTTGCTTATGCCCAAGCACAGGGTAAATCGTTAGCTTTTATTCAAGCCGTTTTTGATGCTATTTATATTAACAATATTGATGTAGCAATCACCAATAACTTAATTAATTTGTGTAAAGCCATTGAATTAGACTATCAGGCTGCCCTTGAATATGGGTTAGCTAATGATTGGCAACAATGGTCTGATGAAAATCAAATGGCATTAGACAAATTGGGGTTTTGGGGAGTGCCTTGTTTTCGCTATGGTGATGTTGCTTACTGGGGGCAAGACCGATTAGCCGAAATAGAAAAAGCAGTAATAGCACATTTTACTGAAAATTAG
- the dapA gene encoding 4-hydroxy-tetrahydrodipicolinate synthase, translating into MNQTTQIHSIDTTTLWTALITPFDNKGNVDFHSLKLNAQRQNTAGNGLLLLGSTGEGIALTAKEQFTIVEFVAQLSLDVPIMVAVGGYNLTEQLAWISRCNELAINAYLLGTPIYARPGPVGQTRWFSALLDKSNYPCMLYNVPSRSGIAIPTTTAKQLQHHKNCWALKEASGNLSTFLSYKQHCPKIRLFSGEDAMMPYLAGAAVAGLVSVASNVWPEATQRYVNLTLSGQYQGLFPLWQNAVDALFQVSNPIPVKVLMAQNAMISTPTLRAPLTEHELAANNGLVDVDQLINQWLRTQSQQVIGVK; encoded by the coding sequence ATGAATCAAACAACACAAATACATTCTATTGATACAACCACTCTGTGGACAGCATTAATTACTCCTTTTGATAACAAAGGTAATGTTGATTTTCACAGCCTTAAACTAAATGCTCAGCGACAAAATACCGCCGGAAATGGACTTTTACTGTTAGGTAGTACGGGCGAAGGCATAGCACTAACGGCTAAAGAGCAGTTTACCATTGTTGAGTTTGTCGCTCAGCTTTCGCTTGATGTACCAATTATGGTAGCTGTGGGCGGTTATAATCTAACTGAACAACTCGCATGGATAAGCCGCTGCAATGAGCTTGCAATTAATGCTTATTTACTTGGTACTCCTATTTACGCAAGGCCAGGCCCTGTTGGGCAAACACGATGGTTTTCTGCATTGTTAGATAAGTCTAACTACCCTTGCATGCTTTATAATGTGCCCTCGCGCAGTGGTATTGCAATCCCTACAACTACAGCTAAACAATTACAACATCATAAAAACTGCTGGGCTTTAAAAGAAGCAAGTGGCAATTTATCAACATTTCTTAGTTACAAACAACATTGTCCTAAAATTCGATTATTCAGTGGTGAAGATGCAATGATGCCTTATTTAGCTGGTGCTGCAGTTGCTGGGTTAGTTTCTGTTGCTAGCAATGTTTGGCCTGAAGCTACCCAACGGTATGTAAACTTAACGTTATCAGGACAGTATCAAGGCTTATTTCCGCTATGGCAAAATGCCGTTGATGCTTTATTTCAAGTTAGTAACCCCATCCCTGTCAAAGTACTTATGGCACAAAACGCAATGATCTCCACACCAACATTAAGGGCTCCGTTAACAGAGCATGAACTTGCAGCAAATAATGGTTTAGTGGACGTTGATCAGCTGATAAATCAATGGCTGAGAACTCAGTCACAACAAGTTATTGGAGTTAAATAG
- a CDS encoding 2,3,4,5-tetrahydropyridine-2,6-dicarboxylate N-succinyltransferase, which translates to MNWQVTLDQLEAGSVRAATQDEQGDWQANSEVKKAILAAFKAGVNKECGGIYQGFVDKNNLPTREFTCSDNVRLVPGGSAVRRGAHVASGVIIMPPAYINVGAFVDSGTMVDSHALIGSCAQIGKNVHVSAAVQIGGVLEPIGANPVIVEDNAFLSAGVVIVEGIVVKKGAVLAPGVCLSASVPVYDCVNQVMLEKGADIPAYAVVVPGTRPVSGEWAVAQGLNMACALIVKYRDEKSNASLALESLLR; encoded by the coding sequence ATGAATTGGCAAGTAACATTGGATCAATTAGAAGCAGGATCTGTTCGAGCGGCAACACAGGATGAACAGGGTGATTGGCAAGCAAATAGTGAAGTGAAAAAAGCAATTTTAGCGGCATTTAAAGCAGGTGTGAATAAAGAGTGTGGCGGAATATACCAAGGCTTTGTTGATAAAAATAATTTGCCTACGCGTGAATTTACTTGTAGCGATAATGTACGTTTAGTACCAGGGGGCTCAGCTGTTCGCCGTGGTGCTCATGTTGCAAGTGGCGTGATCATTATGCCACCCGCTTATATTAATGTAGGCGCATTTGTCGATAGTGGCACTATGGTTGATAGTCATGCGCTCATTGGATCGTGTGCGCAAATTGGTAAAAACGTACATGTTTCTGCCGCAGTACAAATTGGTGGCGTGCTAGAGCCAATTGGCGCAAATCCCGTTATTGTTGAAGACAATGCGTTTTTAAGTGCTGGTGTTGTGATTGTAGAGGGGATAGTTGTGAAGAAAGGTGCAGTCTTAGCACCAGGGGTATGTTTATCAGCATCGGTCCCTGTTTATGACTGTGTTAACCAAGTCATGTTAGAAAAAGGTGCCGATATTCCAGCTTATGCTGTTGTTGTCCCCGGAACTCGGCCTGTTTCTGGTGAATGGGCTGTAGCTCAAGGGCTAAATATGGCGTGTGCCTTAATAGTGAAGTACCGTGATGAAAAAAGTAATGCATCATTAGCTTTAGAATCTTTATTACGCTAA
- a CDS encoding PLP-dependent decarboxylase produces the protein MFENSKNWLTPTLRNTLLEHPQLNEHELAYFVYQLDELKQHLLDLQDQDVIKLWYAVKANPLSRIIQTLDSAAFNFDVASAGELQQVLAQGVVPERILNTGPAKSLTQLTEFLTQGVSVFIVESINQLKWLNQAAKKLNKRPKVLLRVQLQWQEGEKNPLGGNSVTPFGLSTGEWQEIHVKQYPQLNLCGLHIFQWGNMLSNQKMYALWQQMVSALVELACSIGMPLNILDLGGGLGVDYFEQGETLSWPQIIADLAHIKAQANVEELWLELGRYAVAHCGYYVVPVVDRKVNYQQQQLVLAAGINHLLRPAITEQPFPVRLLRDSSAPSTYFDLYGPLCTSLDKLGHLPLPEDIEVADQLVFAYAGAYGFTESMPFFLCHQTAAEYVIENGKMSEVRAAQPASWYLA, from the coding sequence ATGTTTGAAAATAGCAAAAACTGGCTGACGCCAACACTACGCAATACATTACTTGAGCATCCACAATTAAACGAGCATGAGCTAGCTTATTTTGTGTATCAATTAGATGAGCTTAAACAGCATCTACTTGACCTACAAGATCAAGATGTTATTAAGCTTTGGTACGCGGTTAAAGCAAATCCTTTATCACGCATTATACAAACACTCGATAGTGCAGCCTTTAATTTTGATGTGGCAAGCGCTGGTGAATTACAACAAGTTTTAGCGCAAGGCGTTGTGCCAGAGCGTATTTTAAATACTGGCCCCGCAAAGTCATTAACACAACTGACTGAGTTTTTAACTCAGGGGGTTAGTGTGTTTATAGTAGAAAGCATAAATCAGTTGAAATGGCTTAATCAAGCAGCAAAAAAGCTCAATAAACGCCCAAAAGTATTGTTACGTGTGCAGTTACAGTGGCAAGAAGGTGAAAAAAACCCACTTGGCGGAAATAGTGTAACTCCTTTTGGCTTATCAACCGGCGAGTGGCAAGAAATACATGTTAAACAGTACCCTCAACTAAATCTTTGTGGTTTACATATTTTTCAATGGGGCAATATGCTTAGCAATCAAAAAATGTATGCATTATGGCAGCAAATGGTTTCAGCTTTAGTTGAATTAGCTTGCTCAATTGGTATGCCACTTAACATATTAGATTTAGGTGGTGGCTTAGGTGTCGACTACTTTGAGCAAGGGGAGACGTTGTCATGGCCTCAAATAATAGCTGATCTTGCTCACATAAAAGCCCAAGCGAATGTAGAAGAGTTATGGCTCGAGTTAGGGCGTTACGCGGTAGCTCATTGTGGCTACTATGTTGTGCCTGTAGTTGATCGCAAGGTTAACTATCAGCAGCAACAGTTAGTACTCGCTGCGGGAATTAATCATTTATTGCGGCCTGCAATTACCGAGCAACCCTTTCCCGTTCGCTTGCTTCGAGACTCAAGCGCACCAAGCACTTACTTTGATTTATACGGTCCTTTATGTACTAGTCTTGATAAGTTAGGTCACTTGCCTTTGCCTGAAGATATTGAGGTGGCAGATCAGTTGGTATTTGCTTACGCCGGCGCATACGGGTTTACCGAAAGTATGCCGTTTTTTCTTTGCCACCAAACAGCTGCAGAGTATGTTATTGAAAACGGCAAAATGAGTGAAGTGAGAGCAGCCCAGCCAGCGAGTTGGTATTTAGCTTAA
- a CDS encoding succinylglutamate desuccinylase/aspartoacylase family protein, which produces MNRFSKEVINVGEMASGALLTVPVYRLKGDSSAPSVYIQANMHGAEVQGNAVVFQLLELLKNISVKGDVTLVPYANPVACNHKNGEYTLGRFDPITGVNWNRMYHFDPSIIKPFVRESIGKDDAIIAANFKQLMIDKIEQKLEHNAFGLTTGQRIAYQLQRLAHQADYVLDLHTGPISSKHLYCPEYAKASAQYFNIPHNILIPNTFDGALDEATFCPWWQLQEAFAELGIKYSISSKALNKESFTVELGSQEQIDLDAALEDAKSILCYLQHKGVIDAAQYQPQIMTRFACYLKDYKAYYSPMGGMVDYLAEFGKPLAAGKPLARILRMDNYGDGDPLHYVSLENEVLPILHFASASVNQGTELYKVFTHFFEL; this is translated from the coding sequence ATGAATCGTTTTTCAAAAGAAGTAATCAATGTTGGTGAAATGGCTAGCGGAGCATTATTAACAGTACCAGTATATCGGCTAAAAGGTGATAGTTCGGCACCAAGTGTGTATATACAAGCGAATATGCATGGTGCTGAAGTGCAAGGTAATGCCGTAGTGTTTCAATTGTTGGAATTATTAAAAAATATCTCAGTAAAAGGTGATGTTACTTTAGTGCCTTATGCTAACCCTGTTGCTTGTAACCATAAGAATGGTGAATATACATTAGGACGATTTGACCCTATAACGGGAGTTAATTGGAATAGGATGTATCATTTTGATCCGAGTATTATTAAGCCGTTTGTTCGTGAAAGTATAGGCAAGGACGATGCAATCATTGCAGCAAATTTTAAGCAATTAATGATCGATAAAATTGAACAAAAACTAGAACACAATGCTTTTGGCTTAACAACAGGGCAGCGTATTGCTTATCAATTGCAGCGCTTAGCACATCAAGCAGACTATGTGCTTGATTTACATACTGGGCCAATATCAAGTAAACATTTATATTGTCCTGAATATGCAAAAGCAAGTGCTCAATATTTTAATATTCCACACAATATACTGATCCCTAACACATTTGATGGCGCTTTAGATGAAGCAACTTTTTGTCCTTGGTGGCAATTACAAGAGGCGTTTGCTGAATTAGGTATAAAATACTCGATCAGTTCAAAAGCGCTAAATAAAGAAAGTTTTACGGTGGAGCTAGGCTCACAAGAACAAATTGATCTTGATGCCGCACTTGAAGACGCAAAAAGCATTTTGTGTTACTTACAGCATAAAGGCGTAATAGACGCAGCTCAGTATCAACCACAAATAATGACACGCTTTGCTTGTTACCTAAAAGACTATAAAGCTTACTATTCTCCTATGGGCGGAATGGTTGATTATTTAGCAGAATTTGGCAAACCATTAGCTGCTGGAAAGCCACTAGCAAGAATATTACGGATGGATAATTACGGTGATGGTGATCCATTGCACTATGTTTCATTAGAAAACGAAGTGTTACCAATTCTCCATTTTGCTTCAGCTAGTGTGAATCAGGGAACTGAGTTATACAAAGTGTTTACTCATTTCTTTGAGCTCTAA
- the yjgA gene encoding ribosome biogenesis factor YjgA — MPESADEFDEELKSKSEIKREMHKLQDFAARLVKLSKHQRSKIPFTDELKEDLILADKINNKHEALRRHIRHMAKVLSETDLEPINQALDVMANKHQQESAKHIKIESLRDELIDQGSEKIEATLSEYQGLERQKLRQLVRMASKEKANEKIGKHYRDLFNYLKESINL, encoded by the coding sequence ATGCCCGAGTCTGCTGATGAATTCGATGAAGAATTAAAAAGTAAATCAGAAATTAAACGTGAAATGCACAAGCTTCAAGATTTTGCAGCGCGCTTAGTTAAATTATCTAAACACCAACGCAGTAAAATACCCTTTACTGACGAGCTAAAAGAAGACCTTATTTTAGCTGATAAAATCAATAATAAGCATGAAGCCCTTCGACGTCATATTCGTCATATGGCCAAAGTACTTTCTGAAACCGATCTTGAGCCTATTAACCAGGCACTTGATGTGATGGCAAATAAACATCAGCAAGAAAGTGCCAAACATATAAAAATTGAAAGCTTACGAGATGAATTAATCGACCAGGGTAGTGAAAAAATTGAAGCTACACTTAGCGAATACCAAGGTTTAGAACGTCAAAAACTGCGCCAACTGGTACGAATGGCATCTAAAGAAAAAGCGAATGAGAAAATTGGTAAACATTACCGCGATCTATTTAACTATTTAAAAGAAAGTATTAATTTATAA